The following coding sequences are from one Streptomyces sp. NBC_01232 window:
- a CDS encoding LacI family DNA-binding transcriptional regulator yields MTAAGKHQVSRTETTRRAAGRQGRAGIRDVAAAAGVSITTVSDALNGKGRLPDATRRHVREVADRLGYRPSAAARTLRTGKSGLIGLTVTTYGDEPFTFTEFAYFAEMARAATSAALARGYALVILPATSRHDVWSNVALDGTVVIDPSDHDPVVTELVRQGLPVVSDGRPAGSLPVTAWVDNDHEAAVLGLLDHLAAAGARRIGLLTGTTTDTYTRLSTTAYLNWCERVGQDPVYESYPAHDPCAGAVAADRLLARPDRPDAVYGLFDPNGTDLLAAARRYGLRVPEDLLLVCCSESTVYANTEPPITTLSLKPRRIGTAVVQLLIDAIEGVNTGRPVEQVVPTELIIRTSSQRRQPRTTVSPPRSPAQD; encoded by the coding sequence ATGACAGCAGCAGGGAAGCATCAGGTGAGCCGGACCGAGACCACCCGGCGGGCCGCCGGCCGACAGGGCCGGGCCGGCATCAGGGACGTGGCCGCCGCGGCGGGCGTCTCCATCACAACCGTCTCCGACGCGCTCAATGGCAAGGGACGGCTGCCCGACGCCACCCGCCGCCACGTTCGCGAGGTCGCCGACCGGCTGGGCTACCGCCCGTCGGCCGCCGCCCGCACCCTCCGTACCGGCAAGTCCGGCCTCATCGGCCTGACCGTGACGACGTACGGGGATGAACCTTTCACCTTCACCGAATTCGCCTACTTCGCCGAGATGGCCAGGGCCGCGACCTCGGCCGCGCTCGCCCGCGGCTACGCCCTCGTCATCCTCCCCGCCACCTCCCGCCACGACGTGTGGTCCAACGTCGCCCTCGACGGCACCGTCGTCATCGACCCCTCCGACCACGATCCCGTCGTCACCGAACTGGTCCGCCAAGGTCTGCCCGTGGTCTCCGACGGCCGCCCCGCAGGCTCCCTCCCCGTCACCGCCTGGGTCGACAACGACCACGAGGCCGCCGTACTCGGCCTGCTCGACCACCTCGCCGCCGCCGGAGCCCGCCGGATCGGGCTGCTGACCGGCACCACCACCGACACCTACACCCGGCTCTCCACCACCGCCTACCTCAACTGGTGCGAGCGCGTCGGCCAGGACCCCGTCTACGAGTCCTACCCCGCGCACGACCCGTGCGCGGGCGCCGTCGCCGCCGACCGGCTCCTCGCCCGTCCCGACCGGCCCGACGCGGTCTACGGGCTGTTCGACCCCAACGGCACCGACCTGCTGGCCGCCGCCCGGCGCTACGGCCTGCGCGTCCCCGAGGACCTGCTGCTCGTGTGCTGCAGCGAGTCCACCGTCTACGCCAACACCGAACCGCCCATCACCACCCTGTCCCTCAAACCGCGCCGCATCGGCACCGCCGTCGTACAGCTCCTCATCGACGCCATCGAGGGAGTGAACACCGGGCGACCCGTCGAACAGGTCGTCCCGACCGAACTCATCATCCGTACCTCGTCGCAGCGCAGGCAGCCCCGCACGACCGTCAGCCCGCCCCGGTCCCCGGCACAGGACTGA